The window CCAATTGATTTCAAAGTTGCTGGAAATGAGCTTTCAGAAATCTACTCTAATTTAGAAAGAGATAATGGTAGAATTATTGAATTCTTAAAAGAGAACGGAATAGAAAGCAGTGAGATAACTATTTCAGCACCTACTATTGAAGACAAGATGTTATATCAATATGATAATAATGTTGCTGCTTTTAGATATGTAGCAACTCAAACAGTAACTGTTTATTCAACTAAAGTGGATAAGGTATATACTTTAACGAATAAAATTGGTGAACTTGTTAAAGAAAATATAGCTCTAGGAAATTCAAATCAATATGGAACTACAACTGATTATATCTATACAAAACTTAATGATCTAAAACCTGAGATGATAGAGATGGCTACTAAAAATGCTAGAGAGGTTGCTGAAAAATTCGCAAAAGATTCTAATAGTTCTTTAGGAAAAATTAAATCTGCAAATCAAGGACAGTTTACTATAACTAACAGAGATCAACATAATCCACAGATTAAAAATGTAAGAGTTGTTAGTACAATCGAATACTACCTAGTTGATTAAAAAATATACTATATTATATAAAAAGGAGACTTTAATAGAGTCTCCTTTTTATTTACTAATTTTATTATATAAGTTCCATTCCTTTTTTAACTTTAGTTATAACTTCATCATCTACAAAAACTTTAGCTAAAGCTAATCCAAACTCAACAGATTTTCCAGCTCCTGGAGAAGTTATTAAATTTTTATCAACTACAACATCTAAATGCATATAGTTATCGCTTCCCATTTCCTCTTTAACAGATGTGTGGCAAGTAAATTTATAATCTCCAATTAATCCATTTATTCCTAAAGTTGTTGGTCCACCACAGATAGCTCCAACAAACTTATCGTTACTATTTAAATATTCCTTAACAATCTCAACAACTCTTGAATCGCTTCTTAAGTTAACATATCCAGGGAATCCACCAGGTATAACAACCATTACTCCCTCTCCTACGTTAATATCAGAAATATTTATATCAGCAATAACCTTTACTTTTTGAGCTGACTCAACTTCTAAAGTGTTTTCCATAGTAGATACAGTAACCACATTAAGTCCTGCTCTTCTTAAAACGTCTACTGGTGACATTGCTTCAATCAGTTCAAATCCATTAGCTAACATAACAAAAATTTTCTTGTTCATAAAACACCTCCGAAAAATAATTAACTTAATTATAGCAGAAACATTAAAAAAACTCCAGGTTATATGATATAATCATAATATAAATGAAAAAAGGAATGATAACATGAAGGTAAATTATGAATTAGAAATGCAAAAAGAGCTAGATAAAATTGGGCTTAATAGCGGAAAAAAACTTTTGATACACTCATGTTGTGCACCATGCAGTTGTGCTATACTTGAGTATTTAAAAACATATTT of the Cetobacterium sp. NK01 genome contains:
- a CDS encoding SIMPL domain-containing protein, coding for MRNRLNTSYGILGVCIFLGLWILGYTLGESFIKAKTMDRVVTVKGLAEKEVMADVVLWPIDFKVAGNELSEIYSNLERDNGRIIEFLKENGIESSEITISAPTIEDKMLYQYDNNVAAFRYVATQTVTVYSTKVDKVYTLTNKIGELVKENIALGNSNQYGTTTDYIYTKLNDLKPEMIEMATKNAREVAEKFAKDSNSSLGKIKSANQGQFTITNRDQHNPQIKNVRVVSTIEYYLVD
- a CDS encoding DJ-1 family glyoxalase III — encoded protein: MNKKIFVMLANGFELIEAMSPVDVLRRAGLNVVTVSTMENTLEVESAQKVKVIADINISDINVGEGVMVVIPGGFPGYVNLRSDSRVVEIVKEYLNSNDKFVGAICGGPTTLGINGLIGDYKFTCHTSVKEEMGSDNYMHLDVVVDKNLITSPGAGKSVEFGLALAKVFVDDEVITKVKKGMELI